A window of Zingiber officinale cultivar Zhangliang chromosome 5A, Zo_v1.1, whole genome shotgun sequence contains these coding sequences:
- the LOC121981301 gene encoding protein HOTHEAD-like: MELAMQRFLTSVVLLLCFQGFGFCFPDHDAVPRYSFLRHAAEAPRVSYHDYIIVGGGTAGCPLGATLSERFDVLVLERGGSPYGNPNVSELALFVQNLAYQTPTSPAQRFVSVDGVINARARCLGGGTCINAGFYSRASRQEVEEMGLNLELAEESFRWVEKEVAFRPRLTGWTSAFMSGLLEAGVTPDNGFTYDHLPGTKVGGTTFDQNGHRHTAADLLKYADPARITVLLRATAQRILFRNRGRKHKPEAYGVVYKDGAGNVHEAYLKNSSTGEIILSAGALGSPQLLMLSGVGPAPHLESLGIEVVLDQPLVGRGMSDNPLNAIIVPSPQPIEITSVQVVGIRPDYYVESVTGINLVAALLAGNSTGPSATSPISNSFQGGTIFEKLARPLSQGFLRLRNRDPEENPLVTFNYFMEAEDVQACVEALRTVERVIDSRALSRFRYPNQSVQSLVALSASVLVNLRARNANDSTSLEQYCRDLVMTIWHYHGGCQMRKVVDHDYKVLGVDALRIIDGSTFTFSPGTNPQATVMMLGRYMGVRMLKGHKFH, encoded by the exons ATGGAGTTGGCGATGCAGAGATTTCTCACTTCTGTCGTCCTTCTGCTCTGTTTTCAGGGTTTCGGATTCTGTTTTCCTGATCACGATGCGGTGCCACGCTATAGCTTCTTGAGGCATGCGGCGGAGGCGCCACGAGTGTCGTACCACGATTACATCATCGTCGGCGGGGGCACGGCCGGCTGCCCCTTGGGCGCTACTCTGTCGGAGAGATTCGACGTGCTGGTGCTGGAAAGAGGCGGCTCGCCTTACGGGAATCCCAACGTTTCCGAGCTCGCTTTGTTTGTCCAGAACCTTGCGTACCAGACCCCGACCTCCCCGGCGCAGCGCTTCGTCTCCGTGGACGGCGTCATCAACGCACGGGCGCGCTGCCTTGGCGGCGGGACCTGCATCAACGCCGGGTTCTACTCTCGCGCCAGCCGccaggaggtggaggagatgggGCTGAATCTGGAGCTGGCGGAGGAGTCGTTCCGTTGGGTTGAGAAAGAGGTGGCGTTCCGACCTCGGCTGACGGGTTGGACGTCGGCCTTCATGTCAGGGCTCCTCGAGGCCGGAGTGACGCCGGACAACGGCTTCACGTACGATCATTTACCCGGGACGAAGGTCGGAGGGACGACGTTCGATCAAAATGGCCACCGCCACACCGCCGCCGATCTGCTCAAGTACGCAGACCCTGCCAGGATCACCGTGCTCTTGCGCGCCACGGCTCAGAGGATCTTGTTCAGGAACAGAG GAAGGAAACATAAGCCGGAGGCATATGGTGTAGTATACAAGGATGGAGCTGGCAACGTGCACGAAGCCTACCTCAAGAATTCCTCCACCGGCGAAATTATACTGTCGGCCGGGGCCCTCGGCAGCCCACAGTTGCTCATGTTGAGCGGCGTCGGCCCTGCCCCTCACCTAGAGTCCTTAGGCATCGAGGTGGTGCTGGACCAGCCACTGGTCGGCCGTGGCATGTCCGACAACCCGTTGAACGCCATCATCGTCCCTTCACCACAACCAATCGAGATCACATCGGTGCAAGTCGTCGGAATCCGGCCGGACTACTACGTGGAGTCCGTGACCGGCATCAACCTTGTCGCTGCCTTGTTGGCGGGCAACTCCACCGGGCCGTCCGCAACTTCACCG ATTAGCAACTCATTTCAAGGCGGCACGATATTCGAGAAGTTGGCGCGCCCTCTTTCTCAAGGATTTCTTCGCTTGAGGAATCGCGACCCGGAAGAGAATCCATTAGTCACCTTCAATTACTTCATGGAAGCTGAGGATGTTCAGGCATGCGTCGAGGCCCTCAGGACGGTTGAAAGAGTGATCGATTCGAGAGCCTTGTCGAGATTTAGATACCCGAATCAGTCGGTGCAGAGCTTGGTAGCCCTATCCGCAAGTGTATTAGTGAATTTAAGAGCAAGAAACGCCAATGACTCCACTTCATTGGAGCAATACTGCAGAGACCTTGTGATGACGATCTGGCACTACCATGGCGGATGCCAAATGAGAAAAGTGGTCGACCATGACTACAAAGTGCTCGGCGTTGATGCTCTCAGGATCATCGACGGATCTACCTTCACTTTCTCACCGGGAACAAACCCACAAGCTACTGTCATGATGTTAGGAAG GTACATGGGAGTTCGGATGCTTAAAGGGCATAAATTTCACTGA